In a single window of the Caloenas nicobarica isolate bCalNic1 chromosome 8, bCalNic1.hap1, whole genome shotgun sequence genome:
- the CHST2 gene encoding carbohydrate sulfotransferase 2, with protein sequence MKVCRRKALALCLGYALLLLLAALNLLEYKWRRAPRRCGEPPAAPRHRPPPPPPPPPAGSRGPAGARRQLVYVFTTWRSGSSFFGELFNQNPEVFFLYEPVWHVWQKLYPGDAVSLQGAARDMLSSLYRCDLSVFQLYSTAGAGKNLTTLGIFGAATNKVICSSPLCPAYRKEVVGMVDDRVCKKCPPQRLSRFQEECHKYRTLVIKGVRVFDLAVLAPLMQDPTLDLKVIHLVRDPRAVASSRIKSRHGLIRESLQVVRSRDPRIHRMPFLDAGHKLGAKKEGGGGSDYHALGAMEVICSSMAKTLQTALHPPDWLQGNYMAVRYEDLVVEPIKTLRQVYGFVNLAVSPEMEKFTLNMTSGPGYSSKPFVVSARNATQALSAWRTALSYQQIKQVEEYCHQPMALLGYERVGSPEEVRDLSRTLLRKPRL encoded by the coding sequence ATGAAAGTGTGTCGGCGGAAGGCGCTGGCGCTGTGCCTGGGCTacgcgctgctgctgctcctcgcCGCCCTCAACCTGCTGGAGTACAAGTGGCGGCGGGCGCCGCGGCGCTGCGGAGagcccccggccgccccccgccatcgccccccgccgccgcccccgccgcctccgGCCGGGAGCCGCGGTCCGGCGGGCGCCCGGCGGCAGCTGGTCTATGTCTTCACCACCTGGCGCTCGGGGTCGTCCTTCTTCGGGGAGCTCTTCAACCAGAACCCCGAGGTCTTCTTCCTCTATGAGCCGGTGTGGCACGTCTGGCAGAAGCTGTATCCCGGGGATGCCGTCTCGCTGCAAGGGGCGGCCCGCGACATGCTGAGCTCCCTGTACCGCTGCGACCTCTCCGTCTTCCAGCTCTACAGCACGGCGGGCGCCGGCAAGAACCTTACCACGCTGGGCATCTTCGGGGCGGCCACCAACAAGGTCATCTGCTCCTCGCCCCTCTGCCCGGCCTACCGAAAGGAGGTGGTGGGCATGGTGGACGACCGGGTGTGCAAGAAGTGTCCCCCGCAGCGCCTCAGCCGCTTCCAGGAGGAATGCCACAAGTATCGCACGCTGGTCATCAAGGGCGTCCGCGTCTTCGATCTGGCTGTCCTCGCCCCGCTCATGCAGGACCCGACCCTGGACCTCAAAGTCATCCACCTGGTGCGGGACCCCCGCGCCGTCGCCAGTTCCCGCATCAAGTCCCGGCACGGCCTCATCCGGGAGAGCCTGCAGGTGGTGAGGAGCCGGGACCCCCGCATCCACCGCATGCCCTTCCTCGATGCTGGCCACAAGCTGGGCGCGAAGAAGGAGGGGGGGGGTGGCTCGGACTACCATGCCCTGGGTGCCATGGAGGTCATCTGCAGCAGCATGGCCAAGACCCTGCAGACTGCTCTGCACCCCCCTGACTGGCTCCAGGGCAACTACATGGCTGTGCGCTACGAGGACCTGGTGGTTGAGCCCATCAAGACCCTGCGGCAGGTGTACGGCTTCGTCAACCTGGCGGTCAGCCCGGAGATGGAGAAGTTCACCCTCAACATGACCAGTGGCCCCGGTTACTCCTCCAAGCCCTTCGTAGTGTCGGCCAGGAACGCCACCCAGGCGCTGAGCGCCTGGAGGACTGCGCTCAGCTACCAGCAGATCAAGCAGGTCGAAGAGTACTGCCACCAGCCCATGGCCCTGCTGGGCTACGAGAGGGTCGGCAGCCCCGAGGAGGTGAGGGACCTCAGCCGAACGTTGCTCAGGAAGCCGCGGCTGTGA